Proteins co-encoded in one Thermodesulfobacteriota bacterium genomic window:
- the fsa gene encoding fructose-6-phosphate aldolase gives MKFFIDTANVEDIKKANEYGLVDGVTTNPSLVSREKRGFKELVKEICSIVDGPVSAEAVSDDSDGLIKEARELSKIAKNIVVKIPMTMEGLKAVKTLSAEGIKTNVTLVFSPVQGLLAAKAGATYVSPFIGRLDDISLTGMDLVHQIMEIYENYDLPTEVIVASIRNPVHVLDAALTGAHIATIPFKVMEQLSRHPLTDAGIEKFLKDWEKVPK, from the coding sequence ATGAAGTTCTTTATCGATACCGCCAATGTGGAGGATATAAAAAAGGCCAACGAATACGGACTGGTCGACGGGGTCACCACCAACCCAAGCCTCGTATCGAGGGAAAAACGCGGCTTCAAAGAGCTCGTAAAGGAGATATGCTCCATAGTGGACGGCCCGGTGAGCGCCGAGGCTGTAAGCGACGACTCGGACGGGCTCATAAAGGAGGCCCGCGAGCTATCGAAGATAGCTAAGAACATAGTGGTGAAGATACCCATGACCATGGAGGGGCTTAAGGCGGTAAAGACGCTCTCGGCCGAGGGGATAAAGACGAACGTAACGCTTGTGTTCTCTCCCGTGCAGGGGCTCCTGGCGGCAAAGGCCGGCGCCACTTACGTGAGCCCGTTCATAGGCAGGCTCGACGACATATCGCTGACGGGCATGGACCTCGTCCACCAGATAATGGAGATATACGAAAACTACGACCTCCCGACCGAGGTAATCGTGGCAAGCATAAGGAACCCGGTCCACGTCCTCGACGCCGCGCTTACCGGCGCGCATATCGCCACCATACCGTTCAAGGTGATGGAGCAGCTCTCCAGGCACCCGCTTACCGACGCAGGTATAGAGAAGTTCCTGAAGGACTGGGAGAAGGTGCCCAAATAG
- a CDS encoding glycosyltransferase family 2 protein, translating to MGKREKSPTILVIIPAYNEEACIAGVIDAVREAASGADIIVVNDGSGDGTARIAGDKGVPVLSHPFNMGIGATMQTGYRYAKLKGYDVAVQVDADGQHPADQINELVAPVVKGEADCVVGSRFLGQGDYRPSVARGAGMVVFSRVVSAIIGEKVTDTTSGFRAVGKRTIGFFSQSYPDDYPEVEALVLLHKRGLVITEVPVSMEKRAGGKSSITPAKSAYYMVKVLLAIFVDLLKK from the coding sequence GTGGGAAAAAGGGAAAAGTCGCCAACCATACTGGTCATAATCCCGGCCTATAACGAAGAGGCGTGTATCGCCGGGGTGATAGATGCGGTGAGGGAGGCCGCCTCCGGGGCGGACATAATAGTCGTAAACGACGGCTCCGGCGACGGGACGGCCCGTATTGCCGGGGATAAGGGGGTCCCGGTGCTCAGCCACCCCTTTAACATGGGTATCGGGGCGACTATGCAGACCGGCTACAGGTACGCGAAGCTCAAGGGCTACGACGTGGCCGTGCAGGTCGACGCCGACGGGCAGCACCCGGCTGACCAGATAAACGAGCTGGTCGCCCCGGTGGTGAAGGGGGAGGCCGACTGTGTCGTGGGCTCCAGGTTCCTCGGCCAGGGGGACTACAGGCCGTCTGTGGCGAGGGGGGCCGGGATGGTCGTCTTCTCGCGCGTCGTTTCGGCCATAATAGGGGAAAAGGTCACGGATACCACCTCCGGCTTCAGGGCGGTCGGTAAAAGGACCATAGGGTTCTTCAGCCAGAGCTACCCGGACGACTACCCCGAGGTGGAGGCCCTGGTACTGCTCCACAAGAGAGGGCTTGTTATAACCGAAGTCCCCGTTAGCATGGAAAAGAGGGCCGGCGGCAAGTCCTCCATTACCCCGGCCAAGTCGGCTTACTATATGGTGAAGGTACTCCTGGCGATATTCGTCGATCTTTTGAAGAAGTAA
- a CDS encoding DUF2304 domain-containing protein: MQAVQILYILIALTFFGLVVDFIRRGLLKEKYAVLWLGLVGVVVVLSLWKGLLDRTAEILGVAYPPSLLFLVAFIFVLLILLHFSVVISIMHERHKVLAQEIALLKSLLKEAGVAAGGDGPGDGAANG, from the coding sequence ATGCAAGCGGTGCAGATACTCTACATACTGATCGCCCTGACGTTCTTCGGGCTGGTCGTTGACTTCATAAGGCGGGGCCTTCTGAAGGAGAAGTATGCGGTACTGTGGCTCGGCCTGGTAGGGGTGGTAGTGGTCCTTTCTCTCTGGAAGGGGCTCCTCGACCGGACGGCCGAGATACTGGGGGTCGCCTACCCGCCCTCGCTTCTATTCCTTGTCGCTTTTATCTTCGTGCTGTTGATACTCCTCCACTTCTCGGTCGTCATATCGATTATGCACGAAAGGCACAAGGTCCTCGCCCAGGAGATAGCGCTCCTTAAGTCCCTTCTTAAGGAGGCGGGGGTGGCTGCCGGCGGCGACGGACCGGGAGACGGCGCGGCAAACGGATAG